The sequence GCGCTTTCCTTGGCGCCGGCGAACAGCCGCGTGGTGCGCGTCACCGTCTCGCCCGAGGGCACGTTGACGGCATTGTAGAGCACGACCGCGGCATAGGTCTGCGGACCGACACTGGTGAACAGTGCCCGCGTATCGTCGGTCTCCGGGATCAGGGCGGACATCCAGTAGATGTCGGTGAAGCCGATCCAGCCGACCTGGCCGGCCATGTCCACCCGGCCGCCTTCCTCGTCGATCTCGTCATAGTCCCAGCTGAAATCGACCGTGCCGTCGGAAACGGCGATCGGGCCGGAGTGGACGTTGAAATTGCTCTGGTCGGCATTGCGGCTGTCGCGATTGATCAGGCCGCGCGGGGTCAGGGCGATGGTGCCCTCGGCATTGTTGGTCACACCCTGCTCGACGGTCAGCATGTAGGCATCGTCGATCGAGATGGTCTGGGTGAAGACCTGGCCTTCGCCGTTGTCCCAGCTGAGGCGTACCGGCGAATCCTGCGTCAGCTCGCCGCCCTCGGCGGTCCACACGGTCTGCGCGTCGGGAACGGTCACGCCCTCGCCCACCCAGTCGAAGCGGGCGAAGTGCTGGTCCGCCGTGCCGCGCGGGGCCATCAGCTGCACGGGGCCGCTGTCCTCTTCCACCGTCTTGCGGTGCGACTTCAGTTCGATGTCGTCGATGCGCGCGCCGGCAAGGTTGATCGAGCCGATGATTTCCGGCGCGTCGATTTCCACGCGTTCCGTCGTCGCCAGCGCGGTTTCGACATCGACCAGCTGCGCGCCGGCCACGGCATCGCCGCCGACGTTGACCCCGTCGCCAACGGCGCCGGGCACGCCCTCGCTGGCAGCCACGGTCGGATCGACCTCCGGCTCGGGGAAATAGCTGCGCATCACGAAGTCCCAGCCGAACAGCAGGATCGCGCTCAGCACGACGGCGAGAATGAGGTTACGCTGGTTGTCCAAGATGAAAATCCGTCGCGAAAAGTCTTATCGGTGTGGTGTCAGGGAACCGGATCATGGCCATGTCCCCCCCAGGGATGGCAGCGCAATATACGCTTGAGCGCCAGCCATCCACCCCTGATTGCGCCATGTTTCTCCAGCGCCTCGATGGCATAGGCGCTGCAGGAGGGCTGGAACCGGCAGGTCGGCGGCAGAATCCGGCTCGGGCCAAGCTGCCAGCCACGGGCGATCAGGACGAGCGCGCGCCTCATTTCCCGCCCCGGCGGTTGCCGCGGCGCGGACGGCGGGCCGGATCGCCCTTCCCCTTTGCCGCTTGCTTGAGGACGATCTCCAGTTCCTTGGCCATCTGCGCGAAATCGCGCGTCACGCCGCCCTCGCGACCGATCAGCACGTGGTCATGATCGGGCAGGCCGTATTCGGGCAGCGCGGCGCGCAGCAGCTCGCGGAAACGGCGCTTCATACGATTGCGCACCACCGCGTTGCCGATCTTCTTGGTCACGGTGACGCCATAACGGATGCCCTGCCCGTCGTTCGGCCGCGTCAGCAGCACGAAGCCGGGACGCGCATTGCGCAACCCCCGATTCGCCGCGAGGAAATCCGCGCGCTTGGTGAGGACGGAAATGGACATGGGGGACTAGATAGGAACGGAAAGGCGCCAGACCGAATCTTTTGTTTTGCGAAGCCGCATCCGCGGCTTCGTCCGCGCTAGATGCGCAGCACAGCTGCGCCCGCTGCGGGGCGGCCGCGTGGCCTTGCGGTTCACTGGGCGCGAACCGATTCGATATTTGGAAGGCAGGCACGAAAACGGGCTCCGCAAGGAGCCCGCAAGCGCGAATGCGCGTCGGCCGGTCAGGCCGGAAGCCTAAGGACGCTCACGCGGATGCGTGAGCGCTCAGAATCAGGCGCAGAGGTTCTTGCGACCGCGACGACGGCGGTTGCGCAGCACCTTGCGACCACCCGGGGTGGCCTTGCGGGCGAAGAAGCCGTGGCGACGAGCGCGCACGAGATTGCTCGGCTGGAAAGTGCGCTTCATGGTTCAAACCTTACCTTAAACGAATAAAAACGGCCGCCATGCCCTGACGGAAATCGGGGGGCGGCCTCACAACGATGGCGCGCTTACTGAAGCACCGGGGCGAAGTCAAGATAGGCGAAGCCGGGAAGCTCCTCCGCCTCGGTTGCGACCGCGGGCGTCTGCGACGCGCCTTCCACCCAGCCACGCATCTCGTCGCCGGTCAACCACATGGCGTCTTCGAAGGGCACCGCATTGGTCATGGCATAGAAGGCCCGGGCCTCGGCCTCGTCCATGCCCATTTCGACGTAATAGTCGAGGTAGCGGCGGTGTTCCGGGGCATTGGCCGGATAATCCTCCGCGCCGCGCCCCCAGTCGTCCAGCCAGCCATGCACGGCGAACTGGCTGCGCGAATCGATCTGCCGCGTGGCGCCGGCAAGGAACAGCTCCACCGCGCCCGAGCGCACCGAACCGCCATCCTCCACTCGCGTGGCGATGCCGCGTTCGCGAATCATCCGGCCCAGGCGCAGGTTCGCGCGGTCGTCATGCGTGCCGGGGGCCTCGACGAATTCCAGCGTGGCGATGGCCGGGTAAGCGTCCAGCAGCGCGGCGAACTGCGCGGGCGACGCGCCGTCGGTGATACCGACCAGCGCGACCGTGGTGGCATCGATCACGCGGAACGGGCCGTAGGCGGCGATGGCGACCTGCTCGGTCCGGGCAAGCAGCGGGGAGACGTAGCGCGAGGCGGTGGTCTCTTCGATCACCCATTCCTCGACCACCCACTCTTCGGTCACGACATAGCTCTGCGCGGCGGCAGGGGCCGCCAGCAGGGCAAGCATGCTTCCGACAAGTGTTAAGAGGCCACGCATGCGCGATTAAGTGGCCGCCGGAAGCTGCGCAAAGCTGAAGATTCGCGGTTGTCCGGGGTTTAACCATGATTGCCCTCGACAGCGTCCGCAGGCGCGCTATGACCTTGTGAAGAAGGGTTTTTCACTTGGTCGCACTCGTACAAACCGTTGCCTACCTCGGGCTGGAAGCACGCTCGGTAGAGGTGCAGTGCCAGCTGGCTGCGGGGATGCCGCGGTTTTCCATCGTCGGCCTGCCCGACAAGGCGGTGGGGGAGAGCCGGGAGCGGGTGCAGTCGGCGCTCGCGGCCATGGGCCTGTCGCTGCCGCCCAAGCGCATTACCATCAACCTGTCGCCGGCGGACCTGCCCAAGGAAGGCAGCCATTACGACCTGCCGATCGCGCTGGCGCTGCTGGGCGCGATGGGCGTGGTCGATGCCGAGGAACTGAGCGAGTGGCTGGCGGTGGGGGAGCTGGCGCTCGATGGCCGCATCGTCGCTTCGCCCGGCGTCCTGCTGGCCGCGCTGCATGCCAGTGAGAGCGAGCTGGGGCTGATCTGTCCCGCCTCGCAAGGCCCCGAAGCGCGCTGGGCCAGCGGCGTGCGTGTCTGCGCGGCGCCGAACCTCGTCGAATTGCTGGCGCACTTGGGTGGAAAGCAGGAACTGCCCGAACCCGAACCCGGCGAGGTCGACGATGCGCACCACGGGCCGGACCTGAAACAGGTAAAGGGTCAGGAGACCGCCAAGCGCGCGCTGGAGATCGCCGCGGCCGGCGGTCACAACCTGCTGATGAACGGCCCGCCGGGAGCGGGCAAGAGCCTGCTGGCGAGCTGCCTGCCTGGCATCCTGCCGCCGCTCACCCCGGCGGAGGCACTGGAAGTGAGCATGGTCGCCAGCGTCGCGGGCACGCTGGAGGGCGGCAAGATCAGCCGCACCCGGCCGTTCCGCGCGCCGCACCATTCGGCCAGCATGGCGGCGCTGACGGGCGGTGGCCTGCGCGTGCGTCCGGGCGAGGTCAGCCTGGCGCACCTTGGCGTGCTGTTCCTCGACGAATTGCCCGAATTCCAGCGCGCCGTGCTCGATTCGCTGCGGCAACCACTGGAGACTGGGAAGGTCGATGTCGCGCGCGCCAATGCCCACGTCGCCTATCCTGCCCGCGTGCAGCTGGTCGCCGCCATGAACCCCTGCCGCTGCGGGCACCTGGGCGATCCGGCCCTGGCCTGCTCACGGGCACCCAAGTGCGCCATAGACTACCAGAGCAAGGTCAGCGGCCCGATGCTCGACCGCATCGACCTGCACGTGGAAGTCGATCCGGTCAGCGCCGCCGATCTCGCCTTGCCCCCGCCCAGCGAAGGCAGCGCCGAAGTCGCCGCCCGCGTCGCTGCGGCGCGTGAGCGGCAGACCATGCGCGGCGTGCGCTCCAACGCGGAACTGGATGGCGAGGCACTGGAGGAATTCGCCACGCCAGACGAGGCGGGACGCAAGCTGCTGATGCAGGCGGCGGAGGCGATGCGCCTGTCCGCGCGCGGCTATACCCGCATCCTGCGCGTAGCGCGGACGATTGCGGATCTGGCCGGCGCTGCCCATGTAGGCCGCATCCATGTAGCCGAAGCGCTCAGCTATCGCAGGCAGGCACCACGTGCATGACGACCGCAAAGACGAACTGACGCAGCCTCCGCCCGAGGAGACTGTCGAGCGGGGCATCCCCAAGCGTTTCCACTTGCCCGGCGTCATCCTGCTGGCGCTGATCTGGGCGGCCTATCTCTGGCATTTCAATACCGGCATGCTCGGCTGGGGCCTTTCGGCAGAGGCGCTGGCGCAGGGCCGGTACGAGAATATCGTGCTGCACATGTTCGCCCATGGCGGGCTGCTGCACATCGTCTTCAACAGCCTGGTGCTGTTCAGCCTCGCCGCGCCGGTGATGACCTACATGGGACCGACACCGGGCAGCTACGTGCGGTTCTTCGTGTTCTATTTCCTCTCCGGCCTGGCCGGGGCGGCGATGTTCCTCGCCTTCAACCCGCAGGGGTTCATTCCCATGGTCGGCGCCTCGGGGGCGATTTCGGGACTGATCGGGCTGGCCGCACGGCTGCACAGCAGCGGGGCGGGCCTGATCCCGATGAGCTCGAGACAACTATGGCTGCGCATCTGGGATTTCGTAAAGGCGAACCTGCTGCTGATCGCGCTGATTACCGTGCCGATCCTGCTGACCGGAGGCCAGGGCGGCATTGCCTGGGAAGCGCACCTGGGCGGTTTCCTGGTCGGGATGCTGGGTGCGCGGTGGTTCGTCGACCCCGTCTATCGCTGAGCCGCTCGCGGCCGGACGTCAGGCGTCTTCGGACGTCCGGTGCATGTCCTCGCGCTTAACCGGCTGGCCGATCTTGTCCGGGGTCTGCCAGGCCAGTTCGTGCCAGCTCAACTCGCGCCCGTCATGCGCGCGAATACCGATCGGGGCGACCGGCTGGCCATCGCGGCAATCGACCAGCACCAGCCCGGGATCGAAGTTCTCGGCATAACGCTCGCCCCACTGCCGCAGCGCCAGCATGGCGGGCAGCAGGTCGAGCCCCTTTTCGGTGAGGCGATATTCCACCTTGCGGCGATCGGCTTCGCACGGGGTGCGCGCCAGCACGCCGTGCTCCACCAGCTTGGCCAGACGATTGGAGAGGATATTGCGGGCGATGCCCAGCTCGCTGGAAAATTCTTCGAAATGGACGAGGCCGTTATAGGCGGCGCGCAGGATCAGGAACGACCAGCGCTCCCCCATCACTTCAAGGGCATGTGGCAGGCCACAGCCGAGTTCGCGCAGCGGTTCTCTAATACCCATTCAAACATCCATGTCCCGCGCCTCTCCTACAGGCAAACACGGGAAAGCCAAAAAAATTCGCAAATACGGGTTGCGAATCGCAACTTAAGTGGATAGGTCGCGATTCGCAACTGGTTGTCGGTTGCAACTTAAATTTTGTTCAGAGGAGCCCCCCATGTTCGCCCGCGCCACAACCCGCATCGCCACGTCCGCCCTCGCCGCTTCCATCGCGCTTGCCGGCGCGCTGGCTCCCGCCGCCCTCCAGGCTCGCAGCAATCCCGTGTATTTCACTGCCGAACTGGCCGCTCCCGCCAGCGAGGAACGCGTGATTGCGGGCGGCGTCGTGTTCCGCTGCGAAGGCACCACCTGCACTGCCCCGCGCGGCAGCGAGCGCCCCTTGCGCGTGTGCTCCGAACTGCGCCGCGAAGTCGGTGCCATCACCAGCTTCGCCGCCGGCCGAGAGGACCTTTCGGCCTCGCGCCTGGGCCGCTGCAACGGCTGATCTTTGCAATATCCCCCCGCCCCCTCTCCATCCCGGGCGGGCACCTAGAGAGGCCCTGGCGCTCCCATCGCGCCGGGGCCTTTTTCCAATCTAGAGCAGACCGCGCCCGATCAGGTCCGCCTCCAGGCGGTCAGCGCCGGTGAAGACGTGCCCGTGCCAGCCGCGCGCCGTGGCGGCAGCGATGTTCTCCGGCTTGTCGTCGATGAAGAACAGCTCTTCGCGCGGCAGGCCGAAGCGCTGCTCGGCAATATGGTAGATCTGCGGGTCGGGCTTGGCGACGTTCTCGTGGCCGGACACCACGATGTCGCGAAAACCCTCGAACACCGGCTGGCAGGCGATGAACTCGTCCCAGAAATCCTCGCCGAAGTTGGACAGGCCGAACAGCGGCACGTCGCGCGCCTTGAGCCGGGCGATCAGGTCCAGCGTGCCGGGAATGTGTTCGGGATAGGTCTCGCGAAAGCGCGTGGCATAGGCGCGAATCAGCGCCTCGTGATCCGGGAACTGGGCGATGCGTTCGGGCACCATCTCGGCCAGCGGACGCCCCTCGTCCTGCTGGTGGTGCCACTGTTCGGTGACGACATTGGCGAGGAACCAGTCCAGCTCCGCCGCATCGTCGATCAGCTTTTCGAACAGGTAGCGCAGGTCCCAGCGAATGATCACCCGCCCGATGTCAAATACGACTGCGCTGGGATTGGGGCTGGGATTGCGGATGTCAGACATGCAAAAAGCCCCCGTGGTGGCGGGGGCTTTTGGTAAGACCGGTGCCGCAAGCAAGCGGCACGGCGCGCATTAGCCCTGGCGGGCCTTGAAGCGACGGTTGGTCTTGTTGATCACGTAGGTGCGACCGCGACGACGGATGACGCGGCAATCGCGGTGACGGTTCTTCAGCGACTTGAGGCTGTTGCGGATCTTCATCGTACTTTTCCCGAAAAATAATCGGCACCGGAGATGTACTCCGATGCCGGAATTTCAAGCCGGGCCGATAGGGCCAGCGCCGACTTGAGTCAACCTTCGCGTCGTATTTCCGCGAGCTTGCGCTCCCACGCCAGCGCATGGGTGACGATGGCGTCGAGATCGGCATGTTGCGGCTGCCACGGCAGCGTCGCCTTGATGCGCGAAGGGTCCGAAACCAGCGAATCGGGATCGCCCGCACGGCGCGGCCCCATCACCCGCGTGATGTTGCTGCCGGTCACCCGGTCCACGGCATCGAGCACTTCCAGCACCGAGAAGCCGCGGCCGTAGCCGCAGTTCATCGTCATCGAGCGGTCCGGCTGCTCGATCAGCGCCGCCAGCGCCAGCACGTGCGCCGACGCCAGGTCGCTGACATGGATATAGTCGCGCACGCCGGTGCCATCGGGCGTGTCGTAGTCGGTGCCGAAGACGGAAACGCTGTCGCGCTTGCCGGTGGCGGCTTCCACGGCGACCTTGATCAGGTGCGTCGCCCCGGCGGTCGACTGTCCGCTGCGCGCCTGCGGATCGGCACCCGCGACGTTGAAGTAGCGCAGCGCGCAATAGTTGAGTTCATGCGCAGCCGAGGTGTCGGCCAGCATCTGCTCGGTCATCAGCTTCGACCAGCCATAGGGATTGATCGGCTGCCTGGGCGTGTCCTCGGTCACCGGCGAGACTTCGGGCACGCCATAGGTCGCCGCGGTCGAGCTGAAGATCATGTGCGGTACGCCGGCCTGCACCACGCTCTCGATCAGCGAGCGGCTCTTCGCCGTGTTGTTGTGATAGTACTTCAGCGGGTTCTCGACGCTTTCGGGCACCACGATGGAGCCGGCGAAATGCATCACCGCGCCCTTGCCGTTACCCATGCCCTGCTCGGCAAAGATGCGTGCCAGCAGCTCGCCATCCTCGATATCGCCTTCGTAGAAAGGCACGCCATCGGGCACGGCGAAGCGGAAGCCGGTGGTGAGGTTGTCGATCACCGCCACGGGCCAGCCCGCGTCTTGCAGCGCGAGGACGGCGTGGCTGCCGATATAGCCGGCGCCGCCGGTCACCAGGACAGGACATTTCTGCGTCATCGCCCTGGCGGTTAGCAGGTTTGGGTGAAACGGCAATTAAGGATAGGCTGCCAGCTTGCGGCCATATTCGGCCCCTATGTATCGGAAAGCCATGAGAACAATCGTCTATCCCTTCCTCGCCGCCGGCCTGTTGCTCAGCGGCTGCGCCACGCCCGCCTATGTCTCACCGGTCGAAGTCACCCGCTTTGTGGGAGAGGCCCCGACCGAACTGGGCCAGGGCACCATCGCCGTGCAGGCGGCGCCGGGGCTGGACCCGCAATCGCTCGAATACGGCATGTACCGCCAGGCGCTGGAAACGCAGTTGCAGGCGCTGGGCTACACGATCGTAGCGATGAACCCGCAGCAGGTCGCCCAGCTCGATGTCGAGCAGTTCG is a genomic window of Aurantiacibacter sp. MUD11 containing:
- the yidC gene encoding membrane protein insertase YidC, with the translated sequence MDNQRNLILAVVLSAILLFGWDFVMRSYFPEPEVDPTVAASEGVPGAVGDGVNVGGDAVAGAQLVDVETALATTERVEIDAPEIIGSINLAGARIDDIELKSHRKTVEEDSGPVQLMAPRGTADQHFARFDWVGEGVTVPDAQTVWTAEGGELTQDSPVRLSWDNGEGQVFTQTISIDDAYMLTVEQGVTNNAEGTIALTPRGLINRDSRNADQSNFNVHSGPIAVSDGTVDFSWDYDEIDEEGGRVDMAGQVGWIGFTDIYWMSALIPETDDTRALFTSVGPQTYAAVVLYNAVNVPSGETVTRTTRLFAGAKESAVLDEYEAQGVERFGLAIDWGWFRWIAWPMWQVLIWLFGLVGNFGLAIIGLTLIIRLVLFPVAQKQFHSMAQMRAVQPKMKALQERYKDDKPKLQQEMAKLYKEEKVNPLAGCLPIFIQIPIFFALYKVLRLAIEMRHEPFYGWIRDLSAPDPATILNLFGLLPFDPPGFLAIGVLAVLLGFTMWLQFKLNPAAMDPMQQQIFMIMPWVLMFVMAPFAAGLLLYWISNNVLTLAQQKYLYSRNPQLREQMLKEKEEKARAAEREKAAE
- the yidD gene encoding membrane protein insertion efficiency factor YidD, translated to MRRALVLIARGWQLGPSRILPPTCRFQPSCSAYAIEALEKHGAIRGGWLALKRILRCHPWGGHGHDPVP
- the rnpA gene encoding ribonuclease P protein component, with amino-acid sequence MSISVLTKRADFLAANRGLRNARPGFVLLTRPNDGQGIRYGVTVTKKIGNAVVRNRMKRRFRELLRAALPEYGLPDHDHVLIGREGGVTRDFAQMAKELEIVLKQAAKGKGDPARRPRRGNRRGGK
- the rpmH gene encoding 50S ribosomal protein L34 is translated as MKRTFQPSNLVRARRHGFFARKATPGGRKVLRNRRRRGRKNLCA
- a CDS encoding alpha/beta hydrolase; translation: MLALLAAPAAAQSYVVTEEWVVEEWVIEETTASRYVSPLLARTEQVAIAAYGPFRVIDATTVALVGITDGASPAQFAALLDAYPAIATLEFVEAPGTHDDRANLRLGRMIRERGIATRVEDGGSVRSGAVELFLAGATRQIDSRSQFAVHGWLDDWGRGAEDYPANAPEHRRYLDYYVEMGMDEAEARAFYAMTNAVPFEDAMWLTGDEMRGWVEGASQTPAVATEAEELPGFAYLDFAPVLQ
- a CDS encoding YifB family Mg chelatase-like AAA ATPase; translated protein: MVALVQTVAYLGLEARSVEVQCQLAAGMPRFSIVGLPDKAVGESRERVQSALAAMGLSLPPKRITINLSPADLPKEGSHYDLPIALALLGAMGVVDAEELSEWLAVGELALDGRIVASPGVLLAALHASESELGLICPASQGPEARWASGVRVCAAPNLVELLAHLGGKQELPEPEPGEVDDAHHGPDLKQVKGQETAKRALEIAAAGGHNLLMNGPPGAGKSLLASCLPGILPPLTPAEALEVSMVASVAGTLEGGKISRTRPFRAPHHSASMAALTGGGLRVRPGEVSLAHLGVLFLDELPEFQRAVLDSLRQPLETGKVDVARANAHVAYPARVQLVAAMNPCRCGHLGDPALACSRAPKCAIDYQSKVSGPMLDRIDLHVEVDPVSAADLALPPPSEGSAEVAARVAAARERQTMRGVRSNAELDGEALEEFATPDEAGRKLLMQAAEAMRLSARGYTRILRVARTIADLAGAAHVGRIHVAEALSYRRQAPRA
- a CDS encoding rhomboid family intramembrane serine protease, producing the protein MHDDRKDELTQPPPEETVERGIPKRFHLPGVILLALIWAAYLWHFNTGMLGWGLSAEALAQGRYENIVLHMFAHGGLLHIVFNSLVLFSLAAPVMTYMGPTPGSYVRFFVFYFLSGLAGAAMFLAFNPQGFIPMVGASGAISGLIGLAARLHSSGAGLIPMSSRQLWLRIWDFVKANLLLIALITVPILLTGGQGGIAWEAHLGGFLVGMLGARWFVDPVYR
- a CDS encoding winged helix-turn-helix transcriptional regulator yields the protein MGIREPLRELGCGLPHALEVMGERWSFLILRAAYNGLVHFEEFSSELGIARNILSNRLAKLVEHGVLARTPCEADRRKVEYRLTEKGLDLLPAMLALRQWGERYAENFDPGLVLVDCRDGQPVAPIGIRAHDGRELSWHELAWQTPDKIGQPVKREDMHRTSEDA
- a CDS encoding CC_3452 family protein; the encoded protein is MFARATTRIATSALAASIALAGALAPAALQARSNPVYFTAELAAPASEERVIAGGVVFRCEGTTCTAPRGSERPLRVCSELRREVGAITSFAAGREDLSASRLGRCNG
- a CDS encoding HAD family hydrolase, which translates into the protein MSDIRNPSPNPSAVVFDIGRVIIRWDLRYLFEKLIDDAAELDWFLANVVTEQWHHQQDEGRPLAEMVPERIAQFPDHEALIRAYATRFRETYPEHIPGTLDLIARLKARDVPLFGLSNFGEDFWDEFIACQPVFEGFRDIVVSGHENVAKPDPQIYHIAEQRFGLPREELFFIDDKPENIAAATARGWHGHVFTGADRLEADLIGRGLL
- the ykgO gene encoding type B 50S ribosomal protein L36; the encoded protein is MKIRNSLKSLKNRHRDCRVIRRRGRTYVINKTNRRFKARQG
- the galE gene encoding UDP-glucose 4-epimerase GalE; translation: MTQKCPVLVTGGAGYIGSHAVLALQDAGWPVAVIDNLTTGFRFAVPDGVPFYEGDIEDGELLARIFAEQGMGNGKGAVMHFAGSIVVPESVENPLKYYHNNTAKSRSLIESVVQAGVPHMIFSSTAATYGVPEVSPVTEDTPRQPINPYGWSKLMTEQMLADTSAAHELNYCALRYFNVAGADPQARSGQSTAGATHLIKVAVEAATGKRDSVSVFGTDYDTPDGTGVRDYIHVSDLASAHVLALAALIEQPDRSMTMNCGYGRGFSVLEVLDAVDRVTGSNITRVMGPRRAGDPDSLVSDPSRIKATLPWQPQHADLDAIVTHALAWERKLAEIRREG